DNA sequence from the Paenibacillus azoreducens genome:
ATATATTTTTTGTATATTTAATTGCATATGTATATATTTACATTATTGATTTAAATGTGGTAGTATTTGGGACATGGGATAAACGATATTATATCCGAGGAGTCCTAAGCAAATGTTAATCCAGGAGTATTGCTATAGGAGCTTGGGAAGTTACGAAGTGAGTAGATTGGTAATGCATCTTAGGGGTGGGTAAATTGTTTTTTTTTCTCTAAAAATAGTGAAAATAAACCCTCTCCTCTTTAAATTTATTTTATATTGTTTATTCTATGTTAATGTTGATATTGTATTATGGTTATGTATTGTTGGATCGTCATCGATTAATTAAATCGAAAATCTATATATCGAAACCTAGTTTGACACAGGAAGATTCTATTGCAATAGAGCGGCTTGGGAATTTGATATCAACGTTTGAATACAGTTTTCTACTTTTATTCATTATTGCGATACTTATCATTCATATTCTTTTTCGAAAAAATATTAAAGTCATTACACACTTCCAGATGTTGAATATGTCCCTATTCGTAGGGATAGTACTAATAAATTTTATTATTTTTCGGTTCACTCACTTACCTATAGGTAATCTTATGCAACCATTATCATACCCCTCGTACATATTAGTGGGAGAATTTATCTGTGTCTTATGTTTGTGGATTAAAAAGTGACCTATAGTCCATCCGGCAGTCATGTGATTGTAACAGTGATTTAAGTAAAGCATATGGATTGATAAGTCAAATGTAGTAAATCATAAAATTAATGAGTCCAGATAAATATCTATCTGGACTCATTGTGTTAGATTGGGGGAGTAGAATGTTCTTTACGATTGGGTATACCGTTATTACATTATTGTATATTGCGATTTTTATTTATCGTATAAGAAGGAATACTTTCTCTTCCTACTTAAAGGAGGAGATAGGATTAATAGCTATTTTTTTTATAATAAGCCCGGGGTTAAAAGTTCCAGGAATTCTTAAAGCTATTTATCTTTCAATTACATTATTAGTTTTCATTTATGGATGCACAAAAAATTATAAAAAATAAGCTATTTCGAAAACATCGGTAAAAATCCCCTGCGGGCTACATACTAGCAGGGGATTTGTTGGCGTCAACCGACGGACATTATGCGTTAGCAGAAATAACAAGTTATTTCATTCATTGCGAAACGCCCTTCACAAAGAATAGTTTACTCTTGCGAATAAGTAATACTACTTTAACAATACCAATGCATAACGATAACAAGCAAAGGGTAAACATCAGATGTCCAATGCCTGGTAAAAACGAGAAGACCATACTCCATGGAGCTAAGTAATTCTCTATGATGATTAGGATTGCAGCAGGAATAATGATGTTAAAGATAAGAAGACAGGTTATAAAAACAAAGATCCGAAAAGGACTGGTCTTACCTTTTTTACTCCATTTAAAGAGGTTGTAAATTGATATGCCCATTAAAGTTATGATGCCTGAACAAATAAGGTCGATCACAACGTAGGTTCCGGATATGTTGGAAATCCCCTCTTGTGATGGTTCTTGACCCTTCATAATTTCATTAATTCCTGATGCAAACATGCCGAGGTGACGACCGCGAACGAGATAATCTTGGGAGTTAATCAATACCACGATGCCCGTATCCCCATCCAGTATCATATCAGAGTGGAAGCTCTCTATATCCCCACTGTGATGAATGGTGTTACCGCCAATTTCCCATCCCATGCCGTAATAACCACTCACTGACGGAGCGTATGGCTGGTGCATTTGCGAGATACTTTCGGCAGACGCTATGGATGTATGACGAAACCTTCCATTATTGAGTTGGGCGATCAAATAATTTGCCATATCCTCTGCACTGGAAATGAGGTAGCCGGATGCAAGCAGGGACGGATTATCCGGCTGCTTCATAGGAACCATAAAGCCAAAGATGGATTGATATCCTGTGGCTAACCCCTCATTTTTTGCCTTTTGCGTAGAAGTGAAGCTATTTCTCATCTCCAAGGGTTTGAAAATATGGTTTTGAATATACTCGGAATAGGACTCATTGGAGACAGATTGAACAATTCCGCCAAGTATATCGTAATTTAAATTGGAATATTGAAATGTGGAGCCTACAGGTTCGGTTAGGGATGTGTGTTTCAGATGAACGATAAGCTCATCAATAGATGGAATAGTGTTCGAGAATACGCGTCGGCCATCATAGGTGGATAATCCACTGACCTGATGCAAAAGATCCTTGACTAAAATCTTCCTAGACGCATCCTGATCGGCTAATCTAAAGTTCGGTAAATAGTTCTGTACAGGTGCATCCAGGTTGATTTTTCCCTGTTCAACCAGTTGCATCGTGGCCAAAGCCGTAAATGATTTGCTGCTTGAGCCTATAATAAAAGGAGTTTGAGGAGTAATCGGTTGCTGATTGGGACCGGAGATCCCATACCCTTTTAAGTAGACCACTTGCTCTCCCTTCACAATTCCTACAGCAACACCTGGAATTTGAAGCTTGTTCATCAGAGATTCTACATAAGTATCGATTTTTGCTGTATGGGCGATAGTTTGCGCCGGGTTCGCATGAACGTTATGCGTTTGCAGAGGTGTTAAAACATCACCTGTGAACATGATGAGTAGGATCATTACCAGTCTAAACATTAGGCTTCTTTTTTGCTCCATCTCTCTATTTACTCCTTTTCCCTGGGGTTGTTTCTCTTTGTGTAAATATGGATTTGTTTAACACCTCTTCATTTTAATGGACTTAGACATGTCGTAACACCGTCTTTAGGATGGTATACGAACTGGACCTTTGTCGAGATAATGCCCAAATATTGGATGAGGACTGTATATAAAATCTTGTGTTCCCGAGCCTTTGGAGAAGAACAATTCATCGTTTTTTTGGAGCCGATCCAACCAAAATTCTCGTTCAGAAAATCGACCGAAGAGGGAATGAATGAAAGGATTGATACACCATATGAATAGCTTGTTAATCAGCAGTTCGATATTTGTGCTATGTTGCATAATTTATCAGTTGTTTTATTTTAAATTTGAACAAAGAATTTCAAATACAGGACTAGCGATTATGGGTACATCTCTTATATTCATTAAAGATAGTTTTAGAGAAGAATTCCGGATTTTATTCTTTATATTGTTATCAGCCTTTATTATATTAGGAGTTCTGCCCATTTTATTGTTCGGGACTAAATTAATTAAAAATTTGAGGAAATAAGAATTAAAACCTTTGAAACACTGCGGGATAAATTGCGTTGTTGTAGTGTTATGGTTTTTTTGTTTCAGGATAAAGGAGTGCTAAAATGTTGAAAAAATGGAGATTTTTAATATTATTGGTGGTTTTGGGTCTTACTGCAATGTATTATGTGTATATCATGAGTGAGTCTAGTACAACAGCCGGAGTTACTATTGCTGAAGTTAATAAGAATAGTATTGTGGTAGTTAATGCTGTTGGAGAAAAAACGAAGTTAATTGTTCCCAGAGGAATTGATACGAGCTGCCTAAACAAGAAAGATTTCTACTTTGTCGACTATTACTCTAACATTTTTAGGAAGAGCACATTAAGAGAAATCCATAAAGCCTATTAGTTTGAACATAGATTATGTTTTCCTTAAAAACATTGCAAGCATAGTGGTCAAGACCCCATAGCGTGAGACAAATCAAAACACCTTCAAGTGAAATCTACTATGTCGTAAGATATAGGGACAATCTTGGAGGTGTTTTTTCAGTGTCCACTAAATGGGGGCTTGACCATGGCCGCTTCGTTCGCTTTGCGTTTCGCTGCAGTTATTACGTTGAACTGCGCACAACCAAACGGGTAGGCAAAATAACCTTCTTAGGCAGCAGCTGGTTTCCGTTTATTCTGTCTATTAAGTTATCGACAGCGACCATACCAATTTCTTTGGTTGGCACATCGATCGTAGACAGCGGGGGGTTAGAATATTTGGATACCTCAATGTTGGACAGCCCTATAACAGCCACTTCATTAGGAACGGAGATGTCGTTGTTATACAAGCCGTTGAGGGCAGCCATGGCCATTAAATCGCTGCCGACGAAGAAAGCGGTGGGAAGGTTCTTGGCTTGACATAAATGATTGATTTGTTCGATGCAGACCGTTTCATCCCACATGCAATCCATCACCCAATCGGGATTTACGGTTAATCCGGCAGCATGCATGGTGGCATAGTAGCCTTGATAGCGGCGGCTGCCTTTCAAGTTGCCTCTTAATCCGCCTCCTCCGATATATCCAATATGGGTGTGCCCCTTTTCAATGAGGTGGTTGACGGCCATCGAAGCAACATGGTAATGATCATAACCCACGTTATCGATATCCTCGCGTTCTGTATCAATCCCCACGATGTACGGCACCTGCTTGCGGATGTACTCATAGGTTTCGTTGTTCAAAGATTCCATGAGGATCAGACCGGTAATCGGTTCACTGAAGGTATTGAATAAGATTTTATTGTTATTCAGTTCAATACCGGTCCGAATAAAGTCAAGATTATACCCTGCGCTGAGCAAGCGTTCTTCCACGCCGGATAAGATCGACATGAAATAAGGATCATTGTATTTATCTTTAGTCACGCTTAATACGCACCCGATTTTGATGTGTGACTTGCTTTTGGAATGATCTTTGGTTGAAACTTTTCGCTTGGGGCTTGAACTGATTTTATAGTTAAGCTGCGTAACGGCTTGCCACACTCTTTCCCTTGTTTCATCCGTGATTTTATATTTCGTATCATTGTTTAAAACTCTGGATACGGTGGCAGTGGATACATTGGCTAATTTGGCAACATCCCGAATCGTACTCATCTATTGCACAATCTCCTTTTAGGTTACTAATTTAGAGTTTATAGGAATGTTACACTTCAAACAATAATTATCCTGCTTGTTATTTATTTGTTGCGTGAAATGTTGCGTGATATTGTTTCGTTCTTACAGCTTACATGTGTTTACGGTTAAAATCAACCATATCTTGTCCGTGTCGCGGAATGTAACATGAAATTTTACAATATTTTAAAATTAATGTTGCAAGATTGCGTACGTATGATATAACATGAAATCACTAAACAAAATATTTGTTTTCGCGACTAATAACGTAACAATAACGTAACAAAATACAATCTCTGATTCGTACATGGCAGGGAGCTGAAAAGAACGTGAACAAAGCAGTGACGGTTTACCCATTGATATTAGACGACATGATTAGCAACCCAGGCATTGGTTTTACGGCAGCACCGGGGTTAATGGGGGACCCGGAGCGTATTTATGACAATCGGGGGGAAGAGCAGGGAAAATATAAGTTCACGGAAGACAGCAAAACCTGCAACCATCCTGACAGCAAAGTGTATTTCTGCAACGTGCGCTGGCGGGACGTGGAGACGGCTCAAGGGGTGTACAACTGGGAAGTGCTGGAGGAAAAGCTGGACTACCCCAAATCGATCGGATGTACGGCAGTGGTTCGTTGTTCGCCCTATGCTTTAAGCGAAGAGGATGATATACCGGCATGGTTTCGGGCGGAATATCCGGAGGAACCCGACTTTCCCTTCTGGAGAGTAGACCCGAAGGAAACGCCGTATGTGGCGTATTGGTCTGAATTTATTAGGGCATTTGCCGCACGGTTTGACGGGCACCCGGTCATCAGTTCGGTGGATTTGACGATTGTAGGGGCCTGGGGGGAAGGCGGGGGAACCGAGTTTTTAGACCCGGAGGCGATTCAGCAAATTACGGATGCCTACTTCGACGGGTTTAAAATCACGCCTCTTCAGGCGCTACTGCATGACTCGATGTCGATCCGGATCATCAAGGACCGTAAAGCCAAAGTGGGCTTTCGCGTCGATTGCTTGGGGGATATGGGAGGATTTCATGGCAAAGCGTGGTCGCATATGACCGATTTCTACCCCCAGAATATTCAGAATTTTAACATGGGCGATGCTTGGGAGAAGGCTCCGGTGCTGTTTGAAGCATGCTGGCATATGAATGACTGGTATCTGCAGGGCTGGGATATCGATTATATCATTCAAGAAACGTTGAAGTGGCATATTACCTCCTTTAACAACAAAGGGACGATTGTTCCGGAACCGTGGAAAGAGAAAGTCAAGGCTTGGCTGAACAAGATGGGATACCGCTTCGAACTAAGGAAGTTTACGTATGACTCTGTCGTGAAGGCGGGGGGAGAGCTGGAAATCCGTGCTTTGTGGGCCAACGTGGGAGTGGCTCCGATCTATCATCGTTATCCGCTTGTGGTAAGGCTTATCGGCCATGATCAAACGTATACGCTGCATAGCAGAGAAGATATTCGGGAATGGCTGCCGGACGAAGACATTGCCTGGGAGGAAAGCTTCGCTCTGCCGGGCGGAATGTCCGAAGGAGAGTATCGTTTGGAAATCGGCATCGAAACCGGCGTGAAAGAAATCGGAAATATCCGATTGGCGATCGAGGGATACACGCAAGGCTATTACCCGATGGGTAAGATCTTAGTTGAACGGAGGGAAGAAGGGAATGGAGAGGCAGCTAGATTTTAACGAGTGTATGGCCATCTGTAATTTTGATTATTTGCCTGAAGGGTTGGAAGCCAAATATAACCGCTATCATCCGGATGACAAGTCCCATCTCATTCCGCGCGATTTCCTGTCCGAACTCTTCGAGCAATACCAAATTCCCGAACATACCCGGCAATGGATCATTCGTGGGATTGAGGAGATAGAAACTCATACCGTATTATTTCATTTCACCAAATTTTTAGTGGAGGACATGTGCTCTGCGCGCAATCGCTGTGATGAGACCCACTATACCAATATGACTCCGGAATGCATGAACCAACACGGAGATTTATATTCATTTCTTTTGCTGCTGGCCTGTGTTGTCCCTTCCATGGAAATGCTGCAAAAACGTTCCGTACCCCAAGCGTACTATAAGCAAATCCCTCATCAGCCCCTGAAGCTTCAGTTGGAAAGAATGGTATCGCACGGCGATGCCAAGGTTCATGATTTTCCATGGGCGATGAATTTTTATACTTGCTCCATCTTTTTGTTGGACCGGTTTTATTTTATTCCATACCGGTTTGGGGATCCATTTACCATGTTCCGCCATGTAAATACGCAAGAAGTGATTGCCCTTCGGCACGCGGGTGAAGAATTTCGCAGCGATGGACAACGAAATGGAATCAATGATGTGTATGACCCGCATGGATGCTTCACTTCAGAATGGCTGGAGAACAGTGAATCGATCAGAGCCAACCGGATCAATCCGATGGGGTTCGTAGAAAGAGAAACAACGTCGATCTTAAAAAAGGAATGGGAACCGGCACTTCGGGAAGGGGATATGCTTTTAGCGCTGCACATTCCATCCGGGCCCGGATATACGCCGGAACGGCTGAAGAATTCCATGTCCATGGCCATTGAATTCTATGATAAATATTTTCCGGAGTTGCCCATCAAAGGTTTCTGGAGCGCAAGCTGGCTTTATGATACCCGGTTATCGCTCATTTTGGACAACGAAAAAAGCAATATCGTCTGCGTTCAACGACAGTTCTATAATTATCCGACTCTGGAAGGGGACGGGATGCTGCGCTATGAAGTCTTTGGAGACCGAAACATCGATCCGGTCCGCATCCCCGGCGGATTTACAACCTCGCTGCAAAAAGCGGCTGCAGCCTATATGCAGACAGGCGCACGCTTTAACACGTTAAGCATGATTGTATTGAAGGAAGACATCGAACGGATCGGCAGCATGCCTTATATTACAGACGCAGATATGGAGCAATTCCACAAGACCGTTGACAGCCATCTAAGGGAGGTAAGTGGATGAGCCGATATTCGCTCGAAAACTACGAGAAGTATAAAACCGTAAAAATCCGGCCGGAGCCCTTATCCCAAAAAAGTGATGTTTCAAACCACGGCCTATTCGAATATGTTGCCTTTTCGTGGAAAGAACTAGAGCCGGACCGAGGAGAATATAGGCTTGAAGGGATTCAAGAAGCACTTAATACCGCAAACAATCCTACTCTAGTCCTGACACCGGACTTGCCTCGATGGGTCAAGGATGACGCCGATGATTGTTTTGCGGCTTTGGTCCGAAAAGTCGGGAGTTATATCGACGCGGACAGACGCCTTGCAGCCGTCGTGATTTCGACCTTGGCTGACAGCAAGGAAGAATGGAACGCTTATATCGATTCTTTCGAAACGCAGACGCTGCTTGCCGACTTGCAGAACGATAGACTCATTCGGCATTTAAGAGAACGCAGCCGTGGATTCGGCCTGCTGGTCAAATGCAGCGAGGAGAATTGGATCGAATGCTGCGAGGCTTTTGCCAGAAACCATCTGCAGAAGGTATGGAAGAGTTATCCTGTTGTCCTCCATGTGACTGATGACGCTTGCGGTCCTCATAGCAGACGCGAGGCATATCGCTGGCATGCTGGCCTCTCCAACGTGAATATAGGGCTTGGATATAACCTGACTTTGCGCAGATTGACTTATCCGGAAACCGTATCCAGCCGCGGGAGTTTACCGCTGCGATTTTGGTTTGTCAACACGGGCAGTTCGAGAATTTATCGGAAATTTCAATTATGGGTGCAGCTAAAGCAGGGCGAGGTTTCCTATGAGCTTCCGCTGCTTGGGGGAACGGATTCATGGTTAACCGGGGATCTTGTTCATAACGAAATGATACCTTTGCAGGATATGCCGGCGGGTGAATATACGCTCAGTGTGGGACTCTTTTTCGAAGACCGTTCTTACATCCCGCTGAATATACGGAATCAACAACAAGATGGATATTATGAGATGGGTACGATCCAAGTCGAAATCACCGATGAAGATCCGCTGATGAATATATGGGATTCGTACGATCCGGAAGGGTATTATCCATTGGAAGACCCTAAGCTTCCGGAAGCAGACTAGTGGAAATGAAAGAACATTTCACCCGGCTGCCCCCATCCGTATAAATGTTGGTTCAACTTATATAGGACAAATACAAGTTCACTGGAGGTAATGGATTTGAAATTAGCATTAATCGGCGCAGGACAACGAGGCATGATCTATACAAGACATGCTTACCAAAGCGAGGAGATTGTCGCGGTCGTTGAACCGGATGAAGGCAGAAGAAAGGCGGCGGCGGACGAGTTTCAGATTCCTCTGGAGAGACAATTCGAATCCGTAGACGAATTTTACCGGCTTGGTAAAATTTGCGATGCCGTTATTATTTCTTCCATGGATCGGGACCATTATGCGCAAACAATGGAAGCGCTTCATATCGGTTATGATATTTTGCTTGAAAAACCCATTTCGCCAAGTCCCGAAGAATGCTTGAAAATACAACAAAGAGCCAATGAAAAAGGCCGCAAAGTGATTGTATGCCATGTACTCAGATACACGAATTTTTTTGCGGAGATCAAGAAAATCATCGATAGCGGCGAGCTCGGCAAAATCATCACCATTCAGCATAACGAGAACATCGGCAATTTCCACATGGCCCATTCCTTTGTAAGGGGCAATTGGAGAAGAAGCGATCTGGCGAGTCCGATCATGATGCAGAAGTCCTGCCATGACATGGATATTCTAGCCTGGCTGGTGGATAGCGGGGCCAAACGAATCTCTTCCTATGGCAGCCTCGCTTATTTTAAAGAGGAAAACGCGCCGGCCGGCAGCGCCGAGCGATGCCTGGACTGCAAGGTGGCTGCGGACTGCCGTTTCGATGCCAGAAAAGCATATCTGCCTGTACGAGGGCAATGGCCGGCTACGGTCGTTTCGGCGGATCCGACGGAAGAAGGATTGCTTCAGGCGCTGGAAACGAGTCCGTACGGACGCTGCGTTTACCGGATGGACAATGATGTGTGCGATCATCAGGTGACCGTCATCGAGTTTAAAAACGGGGTCACGGCAACGTTTAATTTAAGCGGGTTTACCAATAAAATGCACCGCACGCTCAAAATCATGTGCGAACATGGAGAAATTCGCGCGGATGATTACTCGAATATCATTGAAGTCACAAGGTTTAACTCCAATATGGCTGAGGCCAGCCAGCAAACGATCATTCGGCCGGCAGCCATGGGCGGCGGGCATCATGGCGGCGATACCGGTCTGATGAACGACTTTTTGGAAAATTTGGAGAAGGCCGATTTCAACAGCAGATCCTCCATTGACATGTCCGTCGAAAGTCATCTGATGGCTTATGCAGCGGAAGAGGCAAGGGTGACCGGCACGGTTATTGATCTTGATCTTCTCAAGGAGCAGCTTGAACATAGTGTTACGGCATAATCGTTTAATTCAGGATTTTGCAAAATTCGATTCCGGCCGCTCCCGGGTCCAATATATAGACGAACTAAACCGTTTCATCCTATATATTGCTGATTGATAGCCGCTCTTTGGATTCTTGCAAAATCCTCAATTCACAATGCAAAGGTAGTGATGGAATGAATCCAGTGGGTAAGGGGTTCCTATATGAAATAAAGAAAAACAGAATCTTGTATCTCATGTGCGTGCCTGCTCTTATTATTCTGATCATGTTCTCCTATATCCCTTTTGCAGGCGTATGGATGGCATTTACCGATTTTAATGTCGTTGACGGCATCTTTGGCAGTAAATTTGTCGGTCTGGACAATTTTAAATACTTTTTTTCGGCGAACAGCATGGGCTGGAAGGTTACTTACAACACGTTATATATTAACTTTTTCAGCCTCATCTTAGGCATTATCATTCCGGTCAGCATCGCTATTTTCATCAATGAGATCCGGCATAAAGCCTACAAAAAGATTGCTCAAAGCATGATGTTTTTTCCCTATTTCATATCGTGGGTTGTCGTGGGAGCGATCCTGTACGGCATTTTCTCC
Encoded proteins:
- a CDS encoding serine hydrolase domain-containing protein: MEQKRSLMFRLVMILLIMFTGDVLTPLQTHNVHANPAQTIAHTAKIDTYVESLMNKLQIPGVAVGIVKGEQVVYLKGYGISGPNQQPITPQTPFIIGSSSKSFTALATMQLVEQGKINLDAPVQNYLPNFRLADQDASRKILVKDLLHQVSGLSTYDGRRVFSNTIPSIDELIVHLKHTSLTEPVGSTFQYSNLNYDILGGIVQSVSNESYSEYIQNHIFKPLEMRNSFTSTQKAKNEGLATGYQSIFGFMVPMKQPDNPSLLASGYLISSAEDMANYLIAQLNNGRFRHTSIASAESISQMHQPYAPSVSGYYGMGWEIGGNTIHHSGDIESFHSDMILDGDTGIVVLINSQDYLVRGRHLGMFASGINEIMKGQEPSQEGISNISGTYVVIDLICSGIITLMGISIYNLFKWSKKGKTSPFRIFVFITCLLIFNIIIPAAILIIIENYLAPWSMVFSFLPGIGHLMFTLCLLSLCIGIVKVVLLIRKSKLFFVKGVSQ
- a CDS encoding LacI family DNA-binding transcriptional regulator yields the protein MSTIRDVAKLANVSTATVSRVLNNDTKYKITDETRERVWQAVTQLNYKISSSPKRKVSTKDHSKSKSHIKIGCVLSVTKDKYNDPYFMSILSGVEERLLSAGYNLDFIRTGIELNNNKILFNTFSEPITGLILMESLNNETYEYIRKQVPYIVGIDTEREDIDNVGYDHYHVASMAVNHLIEKGHTHIGYIGGGGLRGNLKGSRRYQGYYATMHAAGLTVNPDWVMDCMWDETVCIEQINHLCQAKNLPTAFFVGSDLMAMAALNGLYNNDISVPNEVAVIGLSNIEVSKYSNPPLSTIDVPTKEIGMVAVDNLIDRINGNQLLPKKVILPTRLVVRSST
- a CDS encoding DUF4832 domain-containing protein; its protein translation is MNKAVTVYPLILDDMISNPGIGFTAAPGLMGDPERIYDNRGEEQGKYKFTEDSKTCNHPDSKVYFCNVRWRDVETAQGVYNWEVLEEKLDYPKSIGCTAVVRCSPYALSEEDDIPAWFRAEYPEEPDFPFWRVDPKETPYVAYWSEFIRAFAARFDGHPVISSVDLTIVGAWGEGGGTEFLDPEAIQQITDAYFDGFKITPLQALLHDSMSIRIIKDRKAKVGFRVDCLGDMGGFHGKAWSHMTDFYPQNIQNFNMGDAWEKAPVLFEACWHMNDWYLQGWDIDYIIQETLKWHITSFNNKGTIVPEPWKEKVKAWLNKMGYRFELRKFTYDSVVKAGGELEIRALWANVGVAPIYHRYPLVVRLIGHDQTYTLHSREDIREWLPDEDIAWEESFALPGGMSEGEYRLEIGIETGVKEIGNIRLAIEGYTQGYYPMGKILVERREEGNGEAARF
- a CDS encoding acyltransferase domain-containing protein; translated protein: MERQLDFNECMAICNFDYLPEGLEAKYNRYHPDDKSHLIPRDFLSELFEQYQIPEHTRQWIIRGIEEIETHTVLFHFTKFLVEDMCSARNRCDETHYTNMTPECMNQHGDLYSFLLLLACVVPSMEMLQKRSVPQAYYKQIPHQPLKLQLERMVSHGDAKVHDFPWAMNFYTCSIFLLDRFYFIPYRFGDPFTMFRHVNTQEVIALRHAGEEFRSDGQRNGINDVYDPHGCFTSEWLENSESIRANRINPMGFVERETTSILKKEWEPALREGDMLLALHIPSGPGYTPERLKNSMSMAIEFYDKYFPELPIKGFWSASWLYDTRLSLILDNEKSNIVCVQRQFYNYPTLEGDGMLRYEVFGDRNIDPVRIPGGFTTSLQKAAAAYMQTGARFNTLSMIVLKEDIERIGSMPYITDADMEQFHKTVDSHLREVSG
- a CDS encoding DUF4832 domain-containing protein, with product MSRYSLENYEKYKTVKIRPEPLSQKSDVSNHGLFEYVAFSWKELEPDRGEYRLEGIQEALNTANNPTLVLTPDLPRWVKDDADDCFAALVRKVGSYIDADRRLAAVVISTLADSKEEWNAYIDSFETQTLLADLQNDRLIRHLRERSRGFGLLVKCSEENWIECCEAFARNHLQKVWKSYPVVLHVTDDACGPHSRREAYRWHAGLSNVNIGLGYNLTLRRLTYPETVSSRGSLPLRFWFVNTGSSRIYRKFQLWVQLKQGEVSYELPLLGGTDSWLTGDLVHNEMIPLQDMPAGEYTLSVGLFFEDRSYIPLNIRNQQQDGYYEMGTIQVEITDEDPLMNIWDSYDPEGYYPLEDPKLPEAD
- a CDS encoding Gfo/Idh/MocA family protein, translating into MDLKLALIGAGQRGMIYTRHAYQSEEIVAVVEPDEGRRKAAADEFQIPLERQFESVDEFYRLGKICDAVIISSMDRDHYAQTMEALHIGYDILLEKPISPSPEECLKIQQRANEKGRKVIVCHVLRYTNFFAEIKKIIDSGELGKIITIQHNENIGNFHMAHSFVRGNWRRSDLASPIMMQKSCHDMDILAWLVDSGAKRISSYGSLAYFKEENAPAGSAERCLDCKVAADCRFDARKAYLPVRGQWPATVVSADPTEEGLLQALETSPYGRCVYRMDNDVCDHQVTVIEFKNGVTATFNLSGFTNKMHRTLKIMCEHGEIRADDYSNIIEVTRFNSNMAEASQQTIIRPAAMGGGHHGGDTGLMNDFLENLEKADFNSRSSIDMSVESHLMAYAAEEARVTGTVIDLDLLKEQLEHSVTA